The following are encoded together in the Triticum dicoccoides isolate Atlit2015 ecotype Zavitan chromosome 6B, WEW_v2.0, whole genome shotgun sequence genome:
- the LOC119320783 gene encoding phospholipase D delta-like, with product MSSMADDGERLELLHGDLDLTIHEACGLPNMDILSTILRRLCIRPRRLPSRNIDADTDADSPVRRRRRRQKPRGHHSIVPTSDPYALVAVSRPDVPDTTIARTYVVRNSEAPDWSARIRIPLAHEASRLVLQVRDSDPFGSDLIGAAYLPAAALLDGKPIVDAWLPLLRPDGRGPPKPNSAIRVSLTFTPASSSSSRRHRFGGVPAYFPARRGCELKLYQDAHVPVGAPCSNWCTWRGGRWARG from the exons ATGTCGTCCATGGCCGACGACGGCGAGCGGCTCGAGCTCCTCCACGGCGACCTCGACCTGACCATCCACGAGGCGTGCGGCCTCCCCAACATGGACATCCTCTCAACCATCCTCCGCCGACTCTGCATCCGGCCCCGCCGCCTCCCCAGCCGCAACATCGACGCCGACACCGACGCCGACagccccgtccgccgccgccgccgccgccaaaagcctcgcgGCCACCACAGCATCGTCCCGACCTCCGACCCCTACGCCCTCGTCGCGGTGTCGCGGCCGGACGTCCCGGACACCACGATCGCGCGCACCTACGTCGTCCGCAACTCCGAGGCCCCGGACTGGTCGGCGCGCATACGCATCCCCCTCGCGCACGAGGCCTCCCGCCTCGTCCTCCAGGTCAGGGACTCGGACCCCTTCGGCTCCGACCTCATCGGAGCCGCCTACCTCCCGGCCGCCGCACTCCTCGATGGCAAGCCCATCGTGGACGCCTGGCTCCCActgctccgccccgacggccgcggcCCTCCGAAACCCAACTCCGCCATCCGCGTCTCCCTCACCTTCACCCCCGCATCGTCGTCGTCCTCCCGGCGCCACCGCTTCGGCGGCGTGCCGGCGTACTTCCCGGCGCGGCGTGGGTGCGAGCTGAAGCTGTACCAGGACGCGCACGTGCCGGTGGGTGCGCCGTGCTC AAACTGGTGTACGTGGCGGGGTGGGCGGTGGGCGCGAGGGTGA